In Cataglyphis hispanica isolate Lineage 1 chromosome 8, ULB_Chis1_1.0, whole genome shotgun sequence, the DNA window TGTGCAGAATGTGATCGAACAGGTTAGGACTTAGTTGTCAAACTGTCGCCCTCGATGACAGCTTACGatggtttctttttttgtcgaCATTTTTCAGACGTTCGTCTTTTTTGCGATTAGATTTGATGCGAATGCGATGATCTCTTTGAAATTCCAGCAAAATTTActcattattatcatattgatCTCTTTTGtatgaaatgtaataattcttacattgaataaaaaaatttacttaatttatatctgtcTTTTTTTGAGCAGCAGTTACTTTGACATTTTacatgcaatttattataaataattacatataatatagttaaatataaaatgcaattttatagcatttttaACGTTACCTCTCTTAGGTCTTGCCTAGTACCGATCCATTAGACCAATCCAATTTCAATGTGgtggattatataaattctttattcccTACGGAACAATCTTTGTCAAACATTGATGATGTAGTGAATGATATggaacttaaaatatataatattgataaagataTACGATCAGTCGTACGTGGTCAGACAAATGTAGGTCAAGATGGTAGAGCAGCATTAGAAGATGCACAAAAAGTGATAAGGCAATTATTTGTCGATATAAAAGACATAAAAGATAAAGCGGAACAGTCAGAAGAAGTAGTCAAAGAAATCACAAGAGATATCAAGCAACTGGATTTTGCTAAGAGAAATCTTACTGCCTCAATAACAGCACTGAATCATTTGCACATGCTTGTAGAAGGAGTAGATACtttgaagtatatatattatgcaaaacattaaaaatattatatatatttaaatattatttaaatattattgttgtaaattacaaatctattgtatatttttttttattaatctagaGTATTGAcgcaaaaaaaacaatatggaGAAATTATCTTACCATTACAAGCAGTGATGGAAGTGATGCAACATTTTAACAGCTATATGGATATACCACAATTGAAGCAATTATCTGATCaagtaagaatataaattatattcttgataataaatagaatttttctttttaatatgttcctctttgtctaaaaaaaaaaaaaaggaacatcaGATTCATGTTGAATTGGCTCAGCAGATTACAACAGATTTCAAACAAGCTTTTTCAGGCCAAAATCCAAAGCATTTCAATCAGTTAACAGAGGGATGTTTGGTATTATCGGTATTAGATCCTAAAGtaaagtatgtatattaaatatttgtgatatttaaattaatattaataaaaatatcagaattattaatattttatgtattatttcttaaaaggaAAGATCTGCTTATCTGGTTTGTAAATATCCAATTGCAAGAGTACGCACATTTGTTTGATGAAAATCAGGATTTTGCTTGGTTGGATAAAATAGATCGAAGATATGCATGGATCAAGAAACATCTACTCGATTTTGAATCCAAGTTTGGTACAATCTTTCCCCAAGATTGGGAGATTTCCGAACGTATAGCTGTACAATTCTGCCATGTTACACGTGAAGATCTTACTAAATTGATGAACAAGAGACGTAATGAAATAGATGTTAAATTGTTGCTTTACGCAATTCAAAGAACCAGTAACTTCGAGTCATTGCTGGCAAAACGTTTTACCGGAAGTACTTTAGAAACTGTCGATGCTAAGAGTGCAATAGTCAATAATGATGTAACTGAAAAAGTCCCAGGGAATCCTTTCGAAGAAGAAAGTGAGAaggtatcaaaaaattaatatatataagttatatatataaccttacgtgtatattattaaaaatgtatatgttttgTAAATCTAGATCGAAACTGAAAAATCGAAACCTTCACCATTCGCAAATCTTATAGGAAAATGTTTTGAACCATACTTGAATATCTATATAGAAAGTTTAGATCGCAATTTAGCAGATCTAATGGATAAGTTCGTGTCTGATTCTAAAACGCAACCGCCAGGTGCCAAAGAATTTGATGGTATTGAAGGTCCGAGCAGTGTCTTGAGCTCGTGCGCCGATCTGTTTGtattttacaagaaatgtATGTTGCAATGTACGCAACTTAGCACTGGCTTGATTATGCTGAGCCTTACAGAGATCTTCCAAAAATATCTACGGGAATATGCAGTCAAGATCTTACAGAATAATTTACCAAAgtaaatctcaaaatattacgtacaaacgaataaaattataaaatttatgtttaccTATATACGTAATCGTCTTGTAGAGTCGGAGGTAATGCTGGTATCGGAACCAGCATGAGCAATATCACACGTGATTTCCGAGATCTGTCAACATCAggctttatacaaaatttccaAAGTTTTTtgaaagagggagaaattGCCAGATTTAGTAAAGAAGAACAATCTCGTATATGCTGGTAAGTGTATCtgttattaattcatatctGTTATAgagcaaaatgaaaaattatgaaaatatatttttcagtattttAACAACAGCAGAATATTGTTTAGAGACAACACAACAATTAGAGGGAAAGCTCCGTGAGAAAACAGATAAATGCTATGCcgagaaaattgttttgtcTCAAGAACAGGATAACTTTCATAAGtatatctctttatcttttttctaatttataatttattaaaaatatttaaaaagaacatcacatttaaaatatatatatatatatattgtcaagtTATTAATTTCCGGTATTTGTTTTTAGAGTAATTTCTCACTGTATCCAATTACTAGTTCAAGATTTAGAAACAGCATGTGAATCTGCATTGACCGCTATGACTAAGGTAGATGATTTaaaagtgtaatttttttatcagtgatatattttactagtaataaaattaatatttcattaaaatctattaaaataataataaaaatattctttttctttttttaggtACAATGGAGTTCTGTGGAAGTAGTAGGTGATCAaagtaattatgttaatacCATAATAGCGCATCTCCGACAAACAATACCCACCATCCGAGATAGACTATCTTCTTGTCGGAAATATTTCACACAGTTTTGTCTCAAGTTCGCCaggtaaaatattcatatatgatatgaatttatgtcatattttttgagattctattaaatatttttttttttagctcttTTATAGCAAAATTAGTACAACAGTTATTCAAATGTAAGCCATTAAATGATGTCGGCGCAGAACAACTGTTATTAGATGTCCACATGTTAAAAACAGCTTTGTTGGATCTTCCATCAATTGGTTATCAAGTACAAAGAAAAGCTCCAGTAACATATACTAAGGTAATTCATatcataagataaataaaagatgaatatatataatagataatgtaCACATTTGATGCATGTGTTATCTAGGTTGTGGTTAAAGGAATGGCAAATGCTGAAATGATTTTGAAGATTGTAATGTCATCGATTGAATCTCCTACAGACTTTGTCAAACAATGCAGAATGCACTTGCCCGATTTGCAATCCTCAGAattccaaaaaattttagatatgaaggtaatttttgaacaaaaaagttatagtttattatatttttaatcaggTAAATATCTaatgaaattgatatatattccaGGGATTGAAAAAGACTGAGCAAGTTCAATTTGTTGAACAATTTAAACAACTTGAAAGCGCGAATTCTGCGCATGCTACAAAGAGTCATATAGTACATGACAGCCCAGAATATGAAGCTGGAAGAATTAAAAGACTAGAAAAACTCGTCAAGAAACGGATTtaaatatcgtaatattttttcattgtaattgtacatatttaacaTAGGAAAAAGTTACGATAATAAAGAAACTCCTCCTCCCCTTATCCTTTAtacaaaatggaaaaatatgtgaatttgGGAAATCTAGCTTATCGAATAAATACAAGTATAGTTGTATTTTAccgtttattttttgatataatctgTAAATGTGGTCAAAGAGCTTAACCTTGTTTTTGTGCAAGCTCCTTTGCTTTAGCTTTTTCCAATTTTGCTATCCTTGCTGCAGATTTACTTCCCAATAAACCACCACCCCAATGACGTCTAATTTCGTCGTATCGATCATTGAAATTCGTCTTAATAGCTTCAACAATCTTTGCAAAGTTGGCTCTATCGCCAGAATCGacctgaaataatatatagcagtgtaat includes these proteins:
- the LOC126851386 gene encoding vacuolar protein sorting-associated protein 53 homolog; translation: MENHEEDDLEELRSTIYTFPPNVQNVIEQVLPSTDPLDQSNFNVVDYINSLFPTEQSLSNIDDVVNDMELKIYNIDKDIRSVVRGQTNVGQDGRAALEDAQKVIRQLFVDIKDIKDKAEQSEEVVKEITRDIKQLDFAKRNLTASITALNHLHMLVEGVDTLKVLTQKKQYGEIILPLQAVMEVMQHFNSYMDIPQLKQLSDQEHQIHVELAQQITTDFKQAFSGQNPKHFNQLTEGCLVLSVLDPKVKKDLLIWFVNIQLQEYAHLFDENQDFAWLDKIDRRYAWIKKHLLDFESKFGTIFPQDWEISERIAVQFCHVTREDLTKLMNKRRNEIDVKLLLYAIQRTSNFESLLAKRFTGSTLETVDAKSAIVNNDVTEKVPGNPFEEESEKIETEKSKPSPFANLIGKCFEPYLNIYIESLDRNLADLMDKFVSDSKTQPPGAKEFDGIEGPSSVLSSCADLFVFYKKCMLQCTQLSTGLIMLSLTEIFQKYLREYAVKILQNNLPKVGGNAGIGTSMSNITRDFRDLSTSGFIQNFQSFLKEGEIARFSKEEQSRICCILTTAEYCLETTQQLEGKLREKTDKCYAEKIVLSQEQDNFHKVISHCIQLLVQDLETACESALTAMTKVQWSSVEVVGDQSNYVNTIIAHLRQTIPTIRDRLSSCRKYFTQFCLKFASSFIAKLVQQLFKCKPLNDVGAEQLLLDVHMLKTALLDLPSIGYQVQRKAPVTYTKVVVKGMANAEMILKIVMSSIESPTDFVKQCRMHLPDLQSSEFQKILDMKGLKKTEQVQFVEQFKQLESANSAHATKSHIVHDSPEYEAGRIKRLEKLVKKRI